The following are encoded in a window of Staphylococcus piscifermentans genomic DNA:
- a CDS encoding (deoxy)nucleoside triphosphate pyrophosphohydrolase, whose amino-acid sequence MKKLIEVVGAVIYNHDKILCAQRSEQMSLPLLWEFPGGKIEPGESDVEALKREIREEMKCDLEVGEKITTTTHEYDFAIIQLTTYQCRLQAQMPTLTEHSQIQWLSAEDLHQLEWAPADIPTVDLLVEKG is encoded by the coding sequence ATGAAGAAATTAATCGAAGTGGTAGGCGCAGTTATTTATAATCATGACAAAATATTATGCGCACAGCGCAGTGAACAGATGAGTTTGCCTTTATTATGGGAATTTCCGGGCGGTAAAATTGAACCAGGCGAATCAGATGTCGAAGCCTTGAAACGCGAAATCCGAGAAGAAATGAAATGCGATTTAGAGGTCGGAGAGAAAATTACGACTACGACGCATGAATATGACTTTGCGATTATTCAACTCACTACATATCAATGTCGATTGCAAGCACAGATGCCGACGCTCACTGAACATAGCCAAATCCAATGGTTGAGCGCGGAAGACTTGCACCAACTTGAGTGGGCACCGGCGGATATTCCAACAGTTGATTTATTGGTCGAAAAGGGTTAA
- a CDS encoding TetR/AcrR family transcriptional regulator, with translation MNPKDLRVVKTKRALSESLLNLLENKPFSSITVNMICEEALVHRTTFYKHFFDKYDLLSYLLHNLTQDYFDKDVRERIKQPFQSIAIFIDFPINKISEKQKHDAKFFETATSIFIDKLREDIENNRDKIEIDSDIPISLVARVFEASIQAMGEWNHVDNCYNINNESGGKLSLEKLDEIFNKLVNIKIKEDI, from the coding sequence TTGAACCCGAAAGATTTACGCGTAGTTAAAACGAAACGCGCTTTATCAGAATCGTTGCTGAATTTGCTTGAAAATAAACCTTTTTCTTCTATTACTGTGAATATGATTTGTGAAGAAGCGTTGGTACATCGAACTACTTTTTACAAGCACTTTTTTGATAAATATGATTTATTGTCTTATTTATTGCATAACCTGACTCAAGACTATTTTGATAAAGATGTTCGTGAACGGATCAAGCAACCGTTTCAATCTATTGCCATATTTATTGATTTTCCTATTAATAAGATTAGTGAAAAACAAAAACATGATGCCAAATTCTTTGAAACAGCAACTTCTATTTTTATTGATAAATTACGAGAAGATATTGAAAATAATAGAGATAAAATTGAAATCGACAGCGACATTCCTATCAGTCTGGTTGCACGTGTCTTTGAAGCCTCTATTCAAGCGATGGGTGAATGGAATCATGTAGATAATTGTTATAATATAAATAACGAAAGTGGTGGCAAATTATCTTTAGAGAAGCTGGATGAAATTTTCAATAAACTGGTAAATATTAAAATTAAAGAAGATATTTAA
- a CDS encoding MMPL family transporter: MAKFLYKIGSFIAKHKWWALVAWAVLLAAVLTPIAIDKPKFDNDIKMTGLKSIDTNKKIEKHFNVDSEKATITVVMKSHSKDGIVKKDVMKDVQKTLDDIKDDDKHVDKITDPYKNKQISKDKTTAFADIQYDVSATSLSNKSKDKVKDNLDDLKDKHNLETELTGNGMSGSVDTGGASEIIGIAVAFIVLLITFGSFVAAGLPIISAVVGLVTSVSIIGLMTKIVDVPNVTLTLAVMIGLAVGIDYALFILFRYRQIIKEERDVPKAVGLAIGTAGGAVIFAGITVIIAVCGLGLIGIKFLGIMGYMSAISVLFAVISALTLVPALISIFHKAIRPKVERKSRKTADTRWSRFVVGSPLAAVLVGVIILGLAAMPISQMRLGIPDDGVKPDHTTQKKAYDIMSDKFGEGFNGKIPMLVNVKDKKDNPEEMQKDLKKLSKDIKDMDNVDMVAPPQMSKNNDYALITVIPDKGPQAKGTDDLVKDLRDYHDDAKDKYSFLTEISGQSVINLDMSKKLNDAIPVFAGIIVALAFLLLMLVFRSIIIPLKAVGGFLLSLTATLGFTTLVMQEGFMKQLFGVHETAPVLAFLPVIVIGILFGLAMDYEVFLMSRIHEEYSRTHDNKHSIKVGIRESGPVIIAAALIMISVFMAFAIQDDVMIKTMGIALAFGVFFDAFIVRLLMIPALTALFGKASWYLPAWLNRILPKIDIEGHALEDMMPREDYITEQEERAAQRRKYSVVNEETADTRNLYKQLRNTTDQPNHLIYDALLLYAKDHAPEIYREHTGKESSEEARETEDTSQRSLHPHSGSGYNEVGHDENHPHTTEAPSIIQGNETTRYSTPSAQQREDLYRLLSQQSKNISEMNDIIRHLINKNNQ; this comes from the coding sequence TTGGCAAAATTTCTTTATAAAATCGGTTCATTTATTGCGAAACACAAATGGTGGGCCCTTGTTGCATGGGCCGTCTTACTTGCAGCAGTACTGACACCGATTGCAATAGATAAACCTAAATTTGATAACGATATCAAGATGACCGGTTTAAAATCTATAGACACGAATAAGAAAATTGAAAAACATTTTAACGTAGATAGTGAGAAAGCCACCATTACAGTGGTGATGAAATCTCATTCTAAAGATGGGATAGTGAAAAAAGACGTCATGAAAGACGTTCAAAAAACATTAGATGACATTAAAGATGACGACAAACATGTAGATAAAATCACTGATCCCTATAAAAATAAACAAATCAGCAAAGATAAAACTACAGCCTTTGCAGATATTCAATATGACGTTTCAGCTACATCCTTAAGTAATAAAAGTAAAGATAAAGTCAAAGACAACTTAGATGACTTGAAAGATAAACATAATCTAGAAACTGAATTAACAGGTAACGGTATGAGCGGCAGCGTAGATACAGGCGGTGCTTCAGAAATTATCGGTATCGCAGTAGCCTTTATCGTCTTGTTAATCACATTCGGTTCATTTGTCGCAGCAGGATTGCCGATTATTTCAGCAGTCGTCGGTTTAGTAACCAGCGTCAGCATTATCGGTTTAATGACTAAAATCGTGGATGTACCGAATGTTACGCTTACACTTGCAGTCATGATTGGACTCGCAGTCGGTATCGACTACGCACTCTTTATCTTATTCCGGTATCGCCAAATCATTAAAGAGGAACGCGACGTTCCTAAAGCAGTCGGCCTCGCAATCGGTACAGCAGGCGGTGCCGTTATTTTTGCCGGAATTACCGTAATCATCGCTGTCTGCGGACTTGGACTTATCGGCATCAAATTCTTAGGAATCATGGGTTACATGTCAGCTATCAGTGTCCTCTTCGCAGTTATTAGTGCCCTGACATTAGTGCCGGCACTCATCAGTATTTTCCATAAAGCAATCCGACCGAAAGTAGAACGCAAATCACGTAAAACAGCAGATACACGCTGGTCCCGCTTTGTTGTTGGCAGTCCGCTTGCAGCCGTATTAGTCGGTGTGATTATTTTAGGCCTAGCCGCTATGCCGATCTCCCAAATGCGTTTAGGTATACCAGATGACGGTGTTAAACCTGATCACACAACGCAAAAGAAAGCTTATGACATAATGAGCGACAAGTTTGGAGAAGGCTTCAACGGTAAAATACCGATGCTTGTGAATGTTAAAGATAAAAAAGATAACCCAGAAGAAATGCAAAAAGACTTGAAAAAATTAAGCAAAGACATCAAAGATATGGACAATGTCGATATGGTGGCACCACCGCAAATGAGTAAAAATAACGACTATGCCTTAATTACAGTCATTCCAGATAAAGGACCACAAGCAAAAGGCACAGATGATCTCGTTAAAGACTTGCGAGATTATCATGACGACGCCAAAGATAAATATAGCTTCTTAACTGAAATCTCAGGTCAGAGCGTTATCAACCTAGACATGTCTAAGAAATTGAACGATGCGATTCCTGTCTTTGCAGGTATAATCGTTGCATTAGCATTCTTATTATTAATGCTCGTCTTCCGTTCAATTATCATTCCATTGAAAGCAGTAGGCGGCTTCTTGCTCTCCTTAACTGCCACACTTGGATTTACAACACTCGTCATGCAAGAAGGCTTTATGAAGCAACTTTTCGGCGTCCACGAGACCGCACCCGTCCTAGCCTTCCTGCCAGTCATCGTCATCGGTATCCTCTTCGGATTAGCAATGGACTATGAAGTATTCTTAATGTCCCGTATCCACGAAGAGTACAGCCGAACTCACGATAACAAACACTCAATTAAAGTAGGTATCCGAGAAAGCGGCCCTGTAATTATTGCGGCAGCCCTTATCATGATCAGCGTTTTCATGGCCTTTGCCATCCAAGACGACGTAATGATTAAAACAATGGGTATCGCACTCGCATTCGGTGTTTTCTTCGATGCCTTTATCGTCAGATTGCTGATGATTCCAGCACTTACCGCTTTATTCGGCAAAGCATCATGGTACCTGCCAGCATGGTTGAACCGCATCTTGCCGAAAATCGATATCGAAGGACACGCCTTAGAAGACATGATGCCGCGTGAAGATTACATTACAGAACAAGAAGAACGCGCAGCACAACGTCGCAAATACAGTGTAGTCAACGAAGAAACCGCAGATACACGAAACCTTTACAAACAATTGCGCAACACAACAGACCAACCGAACCATCTTATCTATGATGCGTTGCTGCTGTATGCGAAAGACCATGCCCCAGAAATTTACCGAGAACATACTGGAAAAGAAAGCTCTGAAGAGGCGAGAGAAACCGAAGATACCTCCCAACGCAGCCTGCATCCACATAGTGGAAGCGGTTATAATGAGGTCGGTCATGATGAAAATCATCCGCACACTACAGAAGCACCAAGTATTATTCAAGGCAATGAAACAACAAGATACAGCACACCAAGTGCGCAACAACGAGAAGATTTATATCGTCTCTTAAGCCAACAAAGCAAGAATATCAGCGAAATGAACGATATAATCAGACATTTAATTAATAAAAATAATCAATAG
- a CDS encoding sulfatase-like hydrolase/transferase, producing the protein MIQFVIYLAIGILFTVLDCLLIRRKVSIFKWIASFFFYTIFINASVIGILILYLHKPNTLLPKMYQTSFALKYIILACILGIILMLVQAVLNRRLQFEHQAPKRAWTDALINIVIILFTVIGLLAVFFADWFIDFFGNITPEQFLFNLNSPIKGTSDDMTNAMLKGPILKAIFYSLPLLFLVAFNRFNIQWLTAQGAKTFLKRIIIRFGLLIIATAVLISGLYYGSNKLKLPEVYRAYNQDSKYIQDNYVTSDAAHLKFPKQKRNLIHIYLESMENSYASKSQGGYMDENLIPNLTKLSNEGVHFSNTDKPFGGPQQIYGSGWSVAGMVNMGMGIPLKIPMNGNSYGKSGYFLPGAVGIGDILHKEGYNQTIMFGADADFGGLTTYFTTHGHYKIFDVKYARQQKLIPKDYNVWWGFEDDKLYGFAKDEITRLSKAGKPFNFTMETADTHFPDGYLSKNAPTPHKSHYANAISYSDEEAVKFIKWIQAQPFYDNTTIVITGDHRSMDKKFFKHFDPKYNRTVFNLILNPAVKPHQTKQRQYAPLDFYPTTLSAMGVEIKGHRLGLGTDLFSKEKTLIERDGFKKFDSELSIRSNYYDKEFVSEKQSH; encoded by the coding sequence ATGATTCAATTTGTTATTTATTTAGCTATCGGTATACTATTTACAGTGCTCGATTGCTTATTGATTCGCCGCAAGGTTTCCATTTTCAAATGGATTGCCTCATTCTTTTTCTACACTATCTTTATTAACGCCAGCGTTATCGGTATATTGATTCTTTATCTACATAAACCAAATACCTTATTACCGAAAATGTATCAAACATCCTTTGCTTTGAAATATATTATTTTAGCTTGTATTTTAGGAATTATTTTGATGTTAGTGCAAGCCGTGTTGAATCGACGTTTGCAATTTGAACATCAAGCACCAAAACGTGCTTGGACAGATGCACTGATTAATATAGTAATTATTTTATTCACTGTCATTGGGCTGCTTGCAGTTTTCTTTGCTGATTGGTTTATAGATTTCTTCGGTAATATTACGCCGGAACAATTTTTATTCAATCTCAACTCTCCGATTAAGGGTACCAGCGATGATATGACAAACGCGATGTTGAAAGGTCCGATTTTAAAGGCCATCTTCTATTCATTGCCGCTGCTATTCTTAGTTGCTTTCAACCGCTTCAACATCCAATGGCTTACAGCACAAGGCGCAAAAACGTTTCTTAAACGTATTATCATTCGTTTCGGTTTATTGATTATCGCAACAGCGGTTTTAATCTCTGGCCTCTATTATGGTTCTAATAAATTGAAACTGCCAGAAGTCTACCGCGCCTATAACCAAGACTCGAAATATATCCAAGATAATTATGTCACAAGCGATGCAGCGCATTTGAAATTTCCGAAACAAAAACGTAATTTAATCCATATTTACTTAGAATCAATGGAAAATTCTTATGCCTCTAAATCACAAGGCGGCTATATGGATGAAAATTTAATTCCGAATCTGACAAAGCTTTCAAATGAGGGTGTTCATTTTTCTAATACGGACAAACCATTTGGAGGGCCTCAGCAAATATACGGGTCAGGTTGGTCCGTTGCTGGTATGGTCAATATGGGAATGGGAATTCCTTTAAAAATACCGATGAACGGCAACAGCTATGGTAAATCAGGATATTTCTTGCCAGGTGCAGTCGGTATCGGGGATATCTTGCATAAAGAAGGTTATAACCAAACAATTATGTTCGGCGCAGATGCTGACTTCGGCGGGCTGACAACTTACTTCACTACGCACGGTCATTATAAAATCTTCGACGTGAAATATGCACGTCAGCAAAAATTAATTCCTAAAGACTACAACGTGTGGTGGGGATTTGAAGATGACAAACTTTACGGCTTTGCGAAAGATGAAATTACACGCCTTTCTAAAGCAGGCAAACCGTTTAATTTCACAATGGAAACAGCAGATACGCATTTCCCAGACGGCTACCTTTCAAAAAATGCACCAACACCGCATAAAAGCCATTACGCTAATGCAATCTCTTATTCTGATGAAGAAGCTGTAAAATTTATTAAATGGATTCAAGCACAACCATTCTACGATAATACGACTATTGTAATTACTGGAGATCATCGCAGTATGGATAAAAAATTCTTTAAACACTTCGATCCGAAATACAATCGTACTGTGTTCAATTTGATTTTAAATCCGGCTGTGAAACCGCATCAAACTAAACAGCGTCAATATGCGCCACTTGATTTCTACCCGACTACTCTTTCTGCAATGGGTGTAGAAATTAAAGGCCATCGTCTTGGACTTGGAACTGATTTGTTCTCAAAAGAAAAAACTTTAATTGAACGCGACGGTTTCAAAAAGTTTGATAGTGAACTGAGTATCCGCAGTAACTACTATGATAAAGAATTCGTTTCTGAAAAACAGTCTCATTAA
- a CDS encoding TetR/AcrR family transcriptional regulator codes for MAITRNYEETHKKLLDVSLKNFLESGFEQTKLRQICRDAEVTTGAFYKHFKNKEEIFEEIVMPLIIKLKEAYQNRYTDFFEFNTKQDVVKKWADNNDEMYVFIDLFYDNYDVFTLLFFNAQGTKYENMLEKVTQYSEENTHKFYKVLFPNSEPLNKEKVHFYTYAYFAAMLDVLRHQFSREKTKELSTDLHDFVLPGWFNFMNIKSLAN; via the coding sequence TTGGCTATTACACGTAATTATGAAGAAACCCATAAAAAATTGTTGGATGTGAGTTTGAAAAACTTTTTAGAAAGTGGATTTGAACAAACAAAGTTAAGACAGATTTGTCGCGATGCAGAAGTGACTACAGGAGCTTTTTATAAACATTTTAAAAATAAAGAGGAAATTTTTGAAGAAATTGTTATGCCCCTCATCATTAAACTGAAAGAAGCCTACCAAAATAGATATACTGACTTTTTTGAATTTAATACTAAACAAGATGTGGTAAAAAAATGGGCGGATAATAATGATGAAATGTATGTCTTTATTGATTTATTTTATGATAACTATGATGTGTTTACTTTATTATTTTTTAATGCTCAAGGTACAAAATATGAGAATATGCTTGAAAAAGTAACGCAGTACAGCGAAGAAAATACTCATAAATTTTATAAGGTCCTTTTCCCTAATTCAGAACCACTCAACAAAGAGAAAGTTCATTTTTATACTTATGCTTATTTTGCGGCAATGTTAGATGTTTTGCGACATCAGTTTAGTAGGGAAAAAACAAAGGAATTATCTACTGATTTACATGATTTTGTGTTGCCAGGTTGGTTTAATTTTATGAATATAAAAAGTCTTGCTAATTAA
- a CDS encoding oligosaccharide flippase family protein, producing the protein MNQRRAGAIISYISIFGNILVAVLYTPFFIRTLGTSEYGLYNLVLSFLVYLNIMDLSFGNTIAKYLSQNRVNGSKKQESRILGNILNIYFLCSLMIGLLGVILYFNADAIFGQSLGPKQLSELKLMLIFIIINIMISFYPGIFNGILQAYEYFAIAKTMLLIRVIAPSIIATPFLLMGYGAVTIIVITLSVNFLVLVLGMIMCRSRVQIKFDWRGSVNLTSLIQQKELNVYLGLVLVSIAIEQLTLNFGQMILGAINGTVAVAIFVIAVQFVKIFQQFATSINNVTFPRFSMLVVEGADNHMLLNEMTRVSRIQLIVLTFILSGFVIFGENFIVIWAGPDFRPAYIMTVVLMFTITFQLSQLPAVSIIQAHNRQTFRFIVLAATLLIAIAGAVITAPQYSGYGVSLSIGVFSFLGYTLIMNVYYHRKIGLDMQKFWLEMGKIWLPMIVMTAIYYFVYQWIAAHFGKGLIILGLNIIVYSLLYSVVLWTVIMSNSEKKIAYHILNRFNPKKGSKAH; encoded by the coding sequence ATGAATCAAAGAAGAGCTGGAGCAATTATATCCTACATATCCATATTCGGTAATATTTTAGTAGCGGTGTTATATACACCTTTCTTCATCCGTACGCTCGGAACTTCCGAATATGGATTATATAATTTAGTCCTTTCATTCTTAGTTTACTTGAATATTATGGACCTTTCATTCGGGAATACGATTGCTAAATATTTATCACAAAACCGAGTCAACGGCTCTAAAAAACAAGAGTCGCGTATCCTCGGCAATATCTTGAATATTTATTTCTTATGCTCGCTCATGATTGGTTTGTTGGGCGTGATTTTGTATTTTAATGCAGATGCTATCTTCGGTCAGTCTCTTGGACCGAAGCAATTATCAGAACTGAAATTGATGTTGATTTTTATCATTATCAATATCATGATTTCATTTTACCCAGGTATCTTTAATGGTATCTTGCAAGCTTATGAATATTTTGCGATTGCAAAAACAATGCTGCTCATTCGCGTCATAGCACCTTCTATTATTGCGACGCCATTTTTATTAATGGGTTATGGGGCAGTGACAATTATCGTTATCACTTTAAGTGTTAACTTTTTAGTCTTAGTGCTTGGAATGATAATGTGTCGTTCACGTGTGCAGATCAAATTTGATTGGCGCGGTTCTGTAAACCTTACGAGCTTAATTCAGCAAAAGGAATTAAATGTTTATCTAGGTCTCGTGTTGGTCTCGATTGCGATTGAGCAATTGACTTTAAACTTCGGCCAAATGATATTAGGTGCCATTAACGGTACAGTTGCAGTTGCGATATTTGTCATTGCTGTTCAGTTCGTTAAGATTTTCCAACAGTTTGCGACTTCTATTAACAATGTGACCTTCCCGAGATTTTCCATGTTAGTAGTCGAGGGAGCCGATAACCATATGTTATTAAATGAAATGACGCGTGTCAGCCGGATTCAATTAATTGTATTAACATTTATTTTATCGGGCTTTGTCATTTTTGGTGAAAATTTTATTGTGATTTGGGCAGGCCCTGATTTTAGACCTGCATACATTATGACAGTAGTATTAATGTTTACGATTACCTTCCAGCTTTCGCAGTTGCCGGCTGTCAGTATTATTCAAGCACATAACCGCCAGACATTTCGTTTTATTGTCTTAGCAGCAACCTTGTTGATTGCTATCGCAGGAGCAGTGATTACGGCACCGCAATATAGTGGTTATGGTGTCTCATTATCAATCGGTGTCTTTAGTTTCTTAGGTTATACTTTGATTATGAATGTGTACTACCACCGAAAAATTGGGTTGGATATGCAGAAGTTTTGGCTGGAAATGGGTAAAATCTGGTTGCCGATGATTGTGATGACTGCAATTTACTATTTTGTTTATCAATGGATAGCTGCACATTTCGGCAAAGGTTTAATTATTTTAGGCCTCAATATTATTGTGTATTCACTGCTCTATTCTGTCGTATTATGGACTGTAATTATGAGCAACAGTGAAAAGAAAATCGCATATCATATTCTTAACCGCTTTAATCCTAAAAAAGGAAGTAAAGCACATTAA
- a CDS encoding bifunctional glycosyltransferase/CDP-glycerol:glycerophosphate glycerophosphotransferase encodes MNDLTVIITYYNSEEYIRDCIESLKQQRNQNFDVIIVNDGSTDNSETILKETLKDYDKSIHYINLPENQGHAHARNLAMQDVTTPYFMFLDADDQLATYAINFYLKNINGLDALIAPINNFSVNRPQYIDPNKVRLEYMKAKHNPNSFLRKNTACNILFKTAIVQAHNLQFDEHLKTYVDNSFVVDYLPYVNRFVRIFGFPFYYRGEVYDPFETEKLTAQDADELFEDYADSYLHTVQKTKNKKVKRFLTDKMAKKIRHVFDPAQKDIGFHYAQHENTLVDLARKIKRPLLVQGGALFKAEMLFLMLRQPKAAYTVNRTREWIRLMKNIVLNQKGKNRSIYELTDAPENVQNTTIVFETFGGKNYSDSPKYIYEYMQKKYPYYNYVWSFKKPSAHAVPGNAQKVKRGSKAYYKAYSDAHYWVANARTPLYLNKKENQTYIQTWHGTPLKRLANDMKVVRMPGTTTSAYKRHFKEETERWDYLISPNRYSTEIFESAFWMNPERILEIGYPRNDVLVNRQDDQAYINEIRENLNIPQDKKVITYAPTWRDDEFIKRGQYLFKLQIDLDHLQQQIGDEYVILLRMHYLIANALDLSGYEDFAIDVSNYEDTSEIFLISDALITDYSSVMFDYGILKRPQFFFAYDIEKYDKGLRGFYMDYKNDLPGPIFTDPHALSESLKDISKVKRDYQEKIDAFYDRFCSVENGKASQYIGDMIHRNIEQNK; translated from the coding sequence ATGAATGACTTAACGGTTATCATTACTTACTATAACTCAGAAGAATATATTCGTGATTGTATTGAAAGTTTGAAACAACAACGTAATCAAAATTTCGATGTAATCATTGTGAATGATGGTTCTACTGATAATTCAGAAACTATTTTAAAAGAAACACTCAAAGATTATGATAAATCTATCCATTATATCAACTTGCCAGAAAATCAAGGACATGCACATGCTAGAAACTTGGCAATGCAAGACGTTACGACACCTTATTTTATGTTCTTAGATGCAGATGACCAGCTGGCAACTTATGCGATAAATTTTTATTTGAAAAATATCAATGGGCTCGATGCATTAATTGCGCCGATTAATAATTTCAGTGTTAATCGACCGCAGTACATCGATCCGAACAAAGTCAGATTGGAATACATGAAGGCCAAGCACAACCCGAATTCCTTTTTACGTAAGAATACAGCTTGTAATATCCTGTTTAAAACAGCGATTGTGCAAGCGCATAATTTACAGTTCGACGAGCATTTGAAAACCTATGTCGATAATTCGTTTGTAGTGGATTATCTCCCTTATGTAAATCGGTTCGTGCGTATCTTCGGTTTCCCATTTTATTATAGAGGGGAAGTTTATGACCCGTTTGAAACTGAGAAATTGACTGCACAAGATGCCGACGAATTATTCGAAGATTATGCGGATAGTTACTTGCATACGGTGCAAAAGACAAAGAATAAGAAAGTGAAGCGCTTCTTGACAGATAAAATGGCGAAGAAAATCCGCCATGTATTTGATCCGGCGCAAAAGGATATCGGATTCCATTATGCACAACACGAGAACACGTTGGTCGATTTAGCACGTAAAATTAAACGTCCGCTTCTCGTACAAGGCGGCGCCTTATTCAAAGCTGAAATGCTCTTCCTCATGCTGCGCCAACCGAAAGCAGCCTATACTGTCAACCGTACACGCGAATGGATTCGTCTCATGAAAAATATTGTCTTGAACCAAAAAGGCAAGAATCGTTCTATTTACGAACTGACAGATGCACCGGAAAATGTGCAGAACACTACTATCGTCTTTGAAACATTCGGTGGTAAAAATTATAGCGATAGTCCTAAATATATTTATGAATATATGCAGAAGAAATATCCTTACTATAATTATGTCTGGTCCTTCAAAAAACCTTCTGCACATGCAGTGCCTGGAAATGCGCAAAAGGTGAAGCGAGGTTCGAAAGCTTATTATAAAGCCTATTCGGACGCCCATTACTGGGTAGCCAACGCCCGCACGCCGTTATATTTGAATAAAAAAGAAAACCAGACTTACATTCAAACTTGGCACGGCACACCTTTGAAACGCTTGGCTAATGATATGAAAGTGGTGCGTATGCCTGGAACCACAACGTCAGCCTATAAACGTCATTTCAAAGAAGAAACAGAGCGCTGGGATTATTTAATTTCACCTAACCGTTATTCCACAGAAATTTTCGAGTCTGCCTTTTGGATGAACCCAGAACGCATCTTAGAAATCGGTTATCCGCGTAATGACGTGTTGGTAAATCGTCAAGATGATCAAGCTTATATAAATGAAATCAGAGAAAACTTGAACATTCCTCAAGATAAGAAAGTGATTACCTACGCACCGACTTGGCGTGATGATGAATTTATCAAAAGAGGTCAGTATTTATTTAAATTACAAATCGATTTAGACCACTTGCAGCAACAAATCGGCGATGAATACGTGATATTATTGCGCATGCATTATTTAATTGCGAACGCTTTAGACTTAAGCGGCTATGAAGATTTTGCTATCGATGTTTCTAATTATGAAGACACATCAGAAATCTTCTTGATTTCGGATGCCTTAATTACAGATTATTCATCCGTCATGTTTGATTACGGTATCTTGAAACGTCCGCAGTTCTTCTTTGCGTACGATATTGAAAAGTATGATAAAGGACTGCGCGGCTTCTATATGGACTATAAAAATGATTTACCAGGTCCTATTTTCACTGATCCGCATGCATTGTCAGAAAGCTTGAAAGATATTTCGAAAGTGAAAAGAGACTATCAAGAGAAGATTGATGCCTTTTACGACCGCTTCTGCAGCGTTGAAAACGGTAAAGCGTCTCAATATATCGGAGACATGATTCATCGCAATATAGAACAAAATAAATAG
- a CDS encoding DUF488 domain-containing protein, whose translation MRTEKVIYTIGHSNHDQATFLKMLQTFDIEVLEDIRAFTKSRKYPQFNDEHMKEWLEEAGIEYRQDHELGGRRRPSNTVGRSLNSGWQNESFHNYADYTLTDAFKDGIHTLEKIAGEKRTAYMCAEHHPARCHRLIVSNYLVAKGWKVLHIMQNNKGDIITQEHRLGQWGAMPIIEDDGEVVYPQNTD comes from the coding sequence ATGCGTACAGAAAAAGTGATTTATACTATCGGCCATTCAAATCATGACCAAGCGACATTCTTAAAGATGCTGCAGACTTTCGATATCGAAGTCTTGGAAGATATCAGAGCCTTTACCAAGAGTCGTAAATATCCGCAATTCAATGATGAACATATGAAGGAATGGTTAGAAGAGGCTGGCATTGAATATCGTCAAGACCATGAGTTAGGGGGCAGACGCCGTCCGAGCAATACAGTCGGTCGTTCGCTCAATTCAGGTTGGCAGAACGAATCCTTCCATAATTATGCCGACTATACTTTGACAGATGCGTTTAAGGATGGAATTCATACTTTGGAAAAAATTGCGGGAGAGAAGCGGACTGCTTATATGTGCGCCGAACATCATCCGGCACGTTGCCACCGTTTGATCGTGAGTAATTATTTGGTCGCTAAAGGATGGAAAGTGTTGCATATTATGCAAAATAATAAAGGTGACATTATTACGCAAGAACATCGATTAGGGCAATGGGGCGCTATGCCGATTATTGAAGATGATGGCGAAGTAGTGTATCCGCAAAATACAGATTGA